The Malus sylvestris chromosome 12, drMalSylv7.2, whole genome shotgun sequence genome contains a region encoding:
- the LOC126592497 gene encoding probable E3 ubiquitin-protein ligase BAH1-like 1: MKFGDTYTEFLHKEKIRLSDNCSHVEYKRLKNVLKTCQSCKALQESSATEGQEGASNQNQQLCQCQSCTLCDQAFFTELMKEVSEIDLCFSLRVRHLLHLHVATGLQRYFLRFRQCFMNDQQAMVEKGRMLIEYVTMNAIAIRKILKKYDKIHSSENGKLFKSKMRAEHIEILQSPWLIELGAFYLNLDVLDGDELNEVSGRFSCDLSATPPTMTLMLPDSLKMEYDLTCAVCLETVFNPYALSCGHLFCKSCACAAASVFIFQGPKSAAPDAKCPICREAGVYAKAVHMLEIDLLLKTRCNNHWKKRYNAERAEILKQTKEFWDTQAKYAGF, from the exons atgaaatttggaGACACTTACACCGAGTTTTTGCACAAGGAAAAGATACGATTGTCGGACAATTGCTCGCATGTCGAGTACAAGCGGCTGAAGAATGTCCTCAAGACTTGTCAGAGTTGTAAGGCATTGCAGGAATCTTCAGCTACGGAAGGACAAGAAGGTGCTTCTAACCAAAATCAGCAATTGTGCCAATGCCAATCTTGCACTT TGTGCGACCAGGCATTTTTCACGGAGTTAATGAAGGAAGTTTCAGAAATAGATCTATGCTTTAGTTTAAGAGTCAGACATCTCCTTCATCTCCATGTTGCTACCGGGTTGCAGAGATACTTTCTGCGGTTCCGTCAGTGCTTCATGAATGATCAACAAGCCATGGTAGAAAAAGGGCGGATGTTGATTGAGTATGTTACGATGAACGCAATTGCTATCAGAAAAATCCTTAAGAAATATGATAAA ATACATAGCTCCGAAAATGGCAAGCTTTTCAAATCCAAGATGCGGGCTGAACATATTGAGATTTTGCAATCACCTTGGCTTATAGAATTGGGTGCATTTTATTTGAATCTTGATGTATTGGATGGTGACGAGCTTAATGAGGTTTCTGGTCGCTTTTCCTGTGATCTCTCTGCAACACCACCTACAATGACATTGATGCTTCCTGACTCCTTAAAGATGGAATATGATCTAACTTGTGCTGTATGCTTG GAAACTGTTTTCAATCCCTATGCTTTGAGCTGCGGCCACCTGTTCTGCAAGTCTTGTGCGTGTGCAGCTGCTTCTGTGTTTATCTTCCAAGGCCCTAAATCTGCAGCCCCGGATGCAAAGTGCCCAATATGCAGAGAG GCTGGAGTGTATGCTAAAGCAGTGCACATGTTGGAAATAGACCTGCTCCTGAAAACAAG GTGCAACAACCATTGGAAAAAGAGGTATAATGCAGAACGCGCAGAGATACTGAAGCAAACTAAGGAGTTCTGGGATACGCAAGCAAAATATGCAGGGTTTTGA